A genome region from Paradevosia shaoguanensis includes the following:
- the phnC gene encoding phosphonate ABC transporter ATP-binding protein, with translation MLKISNVTRRFGSKVAVDKVDIVIPAGQMVGIIGRSGAGKSTLLRMINRLIDVSEGTIAFDGLEVSALSGQKLRDWQRDCAMIFQQFNLVPRLDVITNVMLGRLNRRSTIQSLLKIFSQEEQLLALKALERLDIAQTAMQRAGTLSGGQQQRVAIARALMQEPKILLADEPIASLDPRNAQVVMDSLRDINRNDGITVITNLHTLDTARNYCERIIGMQGGCVVFDGSPDELTTDVARRIYGADGLEEAFSEAMTSTSLDPVKKARRKRKEAADVVAANQLGAAGVSLPN, from the coding sequence ATGCTCAAGATTTCCAACGTCACGCGCCGGTTCGGCAGCAAAGTGGCGGTCGACAAGGTCGACATCGTCATCCCCGCCGGCCAGATGGTCGGCATTATCGGCCGCTCGGGCGCAGGCAAGTCGACGCTCCTGCGCATGATCAACCGCCTCATCGACGTGAGCGAGGGCACCATCGCCTTTGACGGCCTCGAAGTCTCCGCTCTCTCCGGCCAGAAGCTGCGCGATTGGCAGCGCGACTGCGCCATGATCTTCCAGCAGTTCAATCTCGTGCCGCGCCTCGACGTCATCACCAATGTGATGCTCGGCCGGCTCAATCGCCGTTCCACCATCCAGTCGCTGCTCAAGATTTTCTCGCAGGAAGAGCAATTGCTGGCGCTCAAGGCGCTGGAGCGCCTCGATATCGCCCAGACGGCGATGCAGCGCGCCGGCACGCTTTCGGGTGGCCAGCAGCAGCGCGTCGCCATCGCCCGCGCCCTGATGCAGGAGCCGAAAATCCTCCTCGCCGACGAGCCGATCGCCTCGCTCGATCCGCGCAATGCCCAGGTGGTGATGGACTCGCTGCGCGACATCAATCGCAATGACGGCATCACCGTCATCACCAATCTCCATACGCTCGATACCGCGCGCAATTACTGCGAGCGCATCATCGGCATGCAGGGCGGCTGCGTCGTGTTCGACGGCTCGCCTGATGAGCTCACCACCGATGTGGCCCGCCGGATCTACGGTGCGGATGGGCTCGAAGAGGCCTTCTCGGAGGCCATGACCTCGACCAGCCTCGATCCGGTCAAAAAGGCGCGCCGCAAGCGCAAGGAAGCCGCCGATGTGGTGGCGGCCAACCAGCTCGGCGCTGCCGGCGTCAGCCTTCCCAACTGA
- the phnD gene encoding phosphonate ABC transporter substrate-binding protein codes for MTAFRKTLLAATALAMLASSAFAQDVSVLRIGLDGSENEADQMRNAQCVADQLKAATGVSEVQLFPSPDYNGVIQGLLGGTIDIAVMGASSYAAIYLKDPNAVDPILTTVGADGSTGYYSLMVARKDSGFKTVADLKGKKLGFADPDSTSGYLVPNVALPAAIGMPVKEFFSETGFGGGHENLVLGVLDHKFDAGTTFGSGVGDWAEGYSSGNLHTMVAKGILDTDDIVELWRSPLIPNGPLMVSNKLPEDMKGKVEAFFKDLPGKDLACFQGFTGGENTGFTEVDASFYQTIIDARKSVIGG; via the coding sequence ATGACTGCGTTCCGCAAAACCCTGCTGGCTGCCACCGCGCTCGCCATGCTCGCCAGCTCGGCCTTCGCCCAGGACGTCAGCGTCCTGCGTATCGGCCTGGATGGCTCGGAAAACGAAGCTGACCAGATGCGCAATGCCCAGTGCGTTGCCGACCAGCTCAAGGCCGCCACCGGCGTTTCCGAAGTCCAGCTTTTCCCGTCGCCCGACTATAACGGCGTGATCCAGGGCCTCCTCGGCGGCACCATCGACATCGCCGTGATGGGCGCTTCGTCCTATGCCGCCATCTACCTCAAGGATCCGAACGCGGTTGACCCGATCCTGACCACGGTCGGCGCCGACGGCTCGACCGGTTACTACTCGCTGATGGTCGCCCGCAAGGATTCCGGCTTCAAGACCGTTGCGGACCTCAAGGGCAAGAAGCTCGGCTTCGCCGACCCGGATTCGACCTCGGGCTACCTCGTCCCGAACGTGGCTCTCCCGGCCGCCATCGGCATGCCGGTGAAGGAATTCTTCTCGGAGACCGGTTTTGGCGGCGGCCATGAGAACCTGGTTCTTGGCGTGCTCGACCACAAGTTCGACGCCGGCACCACGTTCGGTTCGGGCGTTGGCGATTGGGCCGAGGGTTATTCCTCGGGCAACTTGCACACCATGGTCGCCAAGGGCATCCTGGACACCGACGATATCGTCGAACTCTGGCGCTCGCCGCTCATCCCGAACGGCCCGCTGATGGTCTCCAACAAGCTGCCGGAAGACATGAAGGGCAAGGTCGAAGCGTTCTTCAAGGACCTGCCGGGCAAGGATCTGGCCTGCTTCCAGGGCTTTACGGGTGGCGAGAACACCGGCTTCACCGAAGTCGACGCTTCCTTCTATCAGACCATCATCGACGCTCGTAAGTCGGTGATCGGCGGCTGA
- the phnE gene encoding phosphonate ABC transporter, permease protein PhnE, producing the protein MAQVAEHAPVSLSEGTQTVYDHYRRQVRTRRIYTLIALVVFLAILAASLNFANAANSGKFFERLPYFFDFLRSFVPRDPLEIFRAMFDLASPYADGSQKYDYTSERIWVTDWFYVPNYVYQLIVTINIAIVSTIVGATLAFLLCFFASTNLMGAGIARFVVRRVLEVLRAFPEIVVAGLLTAILSIGPIAAIVAVSLHTIGALGKLFYEVVENADMKADEGLRAVGANWVERVRFGIVPQVLPNFVSYTLLRAEINVRASTIIGAVGGGGIGEAFRLSIGRDHAAKTYAIVLMLLVTIIAVDQFSAWLRRRLVGKQAFDFGA; encoded by the coding sequence GTGGCCCAAGTCGCCGAGCATGCTCCCGTTTCGCTCAGCGAGGGGACGCAGACGGTCTATGACCACTACCGCCGTCAGGTGCGGACGCGCAGGATCTATACGCTCATTGCGCTGGTCGTATTCCTCGCCATCCTCGCCGCTTCGCTCAATTTCGCGAACGCGGCCAATTCGGGCAAGTTCTTCGAACGGCTGCCCTATTTCTTCGATTTCCTGCGGTCTTTCGTGCCGCGCGACCCTCTCGAAATCTTCCGCGCCATGTTCGATCTGGCGAGCCCCTATGCGGATGGCTCGCAGAAATACGATTACACGTCCGAGCGCATATGGGTCACCGACTGGTTCTACGTGCCCAATTACGTCTACCAGCTGATCGTCACCATCAACATCGCCATCGTCTCGACCATCGTCGGCGCGACCCTGGCTTTCCTGCTCTGCTTTTTCGCCTCGACCAACCTCATGGGCGCGGGCATTGCCCGTTTCGTCGTGCGGCGGGTGCTCGAAGTGCTCCGCGCCTTCCCCGAAATCGTCGTGGCGGGCCTCCTCACGGCCATCCTCTCGATCGGCCCGATCGCCGCCATCGTCGCGGTGTCGCTGCACACGATCGGCGCCCTGGGCAAGCTCTTCTACGAAGTGGTCGAGAATGCCGACATGAAGGCCGATGAAGGCCTGCGCGCCGTGGGCGCCAACTGGGTCGAGCGCGTGCGCTTCGGCATCGTGCCGCAGGTGTTGCCCAATTTCGTCTCCTACACATTGCTGCGTGCCGAAATCAACGTGCGCGCCTCCACCATCATCGGCGCGGTCGGCGGCGGCGGTATCGGCGAGGCCTTCCGCCTCTCCATCGGCCGCGACCATGCGGCCAAGACCTACGCCATCGTCCTCATGCTCCTCGTGACGATCATTGCGGTCGACCAGTTCTCCGCCTGGCTGCGGCGACGCCTGGTGGGCAAGCAGGCTTTCGATTTCGGGGCATAG
- the phnE gene encoding phosphonate ABC transporter, permease protein PhnE produces MAQLALNDAERQALLEAYPAVFVKSFWQRYGLAVGAGVVAVYLVFCFFFFNVGAVLSDGRWDRAGAYLQDWYSWRAQPRLKLAAGQPVDVQWNNRAQYRTDGPIDWLVPASDGSVLVTFGSEADSLVVRSDVVTVNLNGQPHDVAVGASGVVLPEDAPEAMTLKGDKVLVDFGFAGSAEIRSSQVYIQRRFLGWANFWFDTKSAFWGMSLPQLVSTIVVGERIDPQMSNLQLAWRDFLGNGVWQHADIISKLIQTIVMAFVGTLLGTLVAAPLAFIAARNITPNRAANWVMKRTFDLLRSIDMLIWALFFTRSFGPGPIPGIAAIFFTDTGALGKVYAEALENVDDKEREGVKSVGAHTLEVQRYGVVPQVLPVFISQSLYFWESNIRSATVIGAVGAGGIGLKLLEAMKTNADWDKVAYMVVLILAVVFIFDNISNALRSRLIGSRH; encoded by the coding sequence ATGGCACAACTGGCCCTCAACGATGCCGAACGCCAGGCGCTCCTCGAAGCGTATCCGGCGGTTTTCGTAAAAAGCTTCTGGCAGCGCTACGGCCTCGCGGTCGGCGCGGGCGTGGTAGCGGTCTACCTCGTCTTCTGCTTCTTCTTCTTCAATGTCGGCGCCGTGCTTTCCGATGGCCGCTGGGATCGCGCCGGGGCGTATCTGCAGGATTGGTATTCCTGGCGCGCCCAGCCGCGGCTCAAGCTGGCCGCCGGCCAGCCGGTCGATGTGCAATGGAACAATCGTGCGCAATACCGCACCGATGGCCCCATTGACTGGCTGGTCCCGGCCAGCGACGGCAGCGTCCTCGTCACCTTCGGGAGCGAAGCCGACAGTCTTGTCGTGCGCTCGGACGTGGTGACGGTCAATCTCAACGGCCAGCCCCACGACGTCGCCGTCGGCGCGAGCGGGGTCGTGCTGCCTGAGGACGCGCCGGAGGCAATGACGCTCAAGGGCGACAAGGTGCTGGTCGATTTCGGCTTCGCCGGTTCGGCCGAAATCCGCTCTAGCCAGGTTTATATCCAGCGGCGTTTCCTGGGCTGGGCCAATTTCTGGTTCGACACCAAGTCCGCCTTCTGGGGCATGAGCCTGCCGCAGCTGGTCTCGACCATCGTCGTCGGCGAGCGGATCGATCCGCAGATGTCCAACCTGCAGCTCGCATGGCGCGATTTCCTCGGCAACGGGGTCTGGCAGCATGCAGACATCATCTCCAAGCTCATCCAGACCATAGTCATGGCCTTTGTCGGCACGTTGCTCGGCACGCTGGTCGCCGCGCCGCTGGCCTTTATCGCCGCCCGCAACATCACGCCCAATCGTGCCGCCAACTGGGTGATGAAGCGCACCTTCGATCTGCTGCGTTCGATCGACATGCTGATCTGGGCACTGTTCTTCACCCGCAGCTTCGGCCCCGGCCCGATCCCCGGCATCGCCGCCATCTTCTTCACCGATACCGGCGCCCTCGGAAAGGTCTATGCCGAGGCGCTGGAGAATGTCGATGACAAGGAGCGCGAAGGCGTCAAATCGGTCGGCGCCCATACGCTCGAAGTCCAGCGCTATGGCGTCGTCCCGCAGGTGCTGCCGGTATTCATCTCCCAGTCCCTCTATTTCTGGGAAAGCAACATCCGCTCCGCCACCGTCATCGGTGCTGTCGGCGCCGGCGGCATCGGCCTCAAGCTTCTCGAGGCCATGAAGACCAATGCCGACTGGGACAAGGTCGCCTACATGGTCGTCCTGATCCTCGCCGTCGTCTTCATCTTCGACAACATCTCGAACGCCCTCCGTTCAAGACTGATCGGCAGCCGCCACTGA